A window from Citrus sinensis cultivar Valencia sweet orange chromosome 3, DVS_A1.0, whole genome shotgun sequence encodes these proteins:
- the LOC102630754 gene encoding zinc finger protein ZAT1, whose translation MEKHKCKLCTRSFSNGRALGGHMKAHLAAHPLPPKTNQQQQPSDSTESASTSSSSSGEGVEVKGKSPEVAEEKSLGYGLRNNPKKSFRFADPEFSFAVDSGSVVVQDRESETESRNPTRRRSKRNRKLFTAHQDHHQKPMLKKPNFLESPAEPEPVSSVSDTSPEEDVAMCLMMLSRDVWMRNNDEAQDHKIVEMVEESEEIKLTRGKYRCEKCKKAFRSYHALGGHKKVCETNINAGTKVAADEKIFECPFCYKVFGSGQALGGHKRSHLLANSSSTAAAAAVVATDPAVKFENNLIDLNLPAPLEEDDFSVVSDA comes from the coding sequence ATGGAGAAGCACAAATGCAAGCTTTGCACTAGGAGTTTCTCTAATGGCAGAGCCTTGGGTGGTCACATGAAAGCTCACTTGGCAGCTCATCCTCTACCTCCAAAGACGAATCAACAGCAGCAACCCAGTGATAGTACCGAGTCAGCTTCAACTTCGTCTTCATCTTCTGGAGAGGGGGTGGAAGTGAAAGGCAAAAGCCCAGAAGTTGCAGAAGAGAAATCTTTGGGTTACGGGTTGAGAAACAATCCAAAGAAGAGTTTCAGGTTTGCAGATCCTGAGTTTTCTTTTGCAGTCGATTCTGGTTCTGTTGTTGTTCAAGACAGAGAGAGTGAGACTGAGTCAAGAAACCCAACTCGGAGACGATCTAAGAGGAACCGGAAACTGTTTACAGCTCATCAGGATCATCATCAGAAACCAATGTTGAAAAAACCCAATTTCCTTGAGTCACCAGCAGAGCCGGAACCGGTGAGTTCAGTATCTGATACTTCTCCTGAAGAGGATGTTGCCATGTGCCTTATGATGCTTTCGCGCGATGTGTGGATGAGAAACAATGACGAAGCACAAGATCATAAAATTGTCGAGATGGTGGAGGAATCCGAAGAGATCAAGTTGACTCGCGGGAAATACCGGTGTGAGAAATGCAAGAAAGCCTTTCGATCTTATCACGCTTTGGGCGGACACAAGAAAGTTTGTGAAACAAACATTAATGCGGGTACTAAAGTTGCTGCtgatgaaaaaatatttgagtgTCCATTTTGTTACAAGGTGTTTGGTTCTGGTCAAGCACTTGGCGGCCACAAGAGATCTCACTTGTTAGCCAATTCATCATCAACTGCTGCcgctgctgctgttgttgcTACAGACCCTGCAGTTAAGTTTGAGAACAATTTGATAGATCTCAATCTTCCTGCCCCATTGGAAGAAGATGACTTTAGTGTGGTTTCAGATGCGTAA
- the LOC102629943 gene encoding putative pentatricopeptide repeat-containing protein At5g47460, with product MHKFIIIKRARKYLLTKKHPSALRTSSHCISTSTTSLRIDNYIVDDFPQRTGLESWTNVISVLAQGGLNTELGVYEASQLLDSGYRPNEYVLFHLLRASSDLGWDTYCQQLHCYILKSGFLSNVFVSTALMGFYRKINSLADAHKMFVEIPQPSVVSWNSLISGYVQSGKYRKALNLFVELERSEIYADAYSFTSALAACGQLGSLQLGMAIHSKIVKYSLERGVVIANCLIDMYGKCGSVEDAIGVFGEMIDKDIISWNSVIAASARNGNLELAFGFLHRLPNPDTISYNEVINGIAQFGDIEDAIMILSSMPSPNSSSWNSILTGYVNRNQVPEALHLFGEMQSKDVPMDEYTFSTMLSGIAGLSALTWGMLIHSCVIKQGLDASIVVASALLDMYSKCGQVKIADSMFRSLCRKNLVTWNAMITGYARNGDLTKVIELFEQLKTVRDLKPDSVTFLNVLGACSHTDIPFDKVSEYFESMTKDYGIKPTVEHCCSMIRLMGQKGEVWRAQRMIRELGFGSYGVVWRALLSASGACSDLDVARISAAEVIKLEGDSDYVYVMLCNLYTSHGNWDVASVIRNFMRERGLRKEAGCSWIEVENVAAHSSNIR from the coding sequence AtgcataaatttattataatcaagAGAGCTCGAAAGTATCTGCTAACCAAAAAGCATCCCAGTGCCCTTCGCACATCGAGTCACTGTATTAGCACTAGCACTACAAGTCTACGCATTGACAATTACATTGTTGACGACTTTCCCCAAAGAACAGGTCTTGAATCATGGACAAATGTCATTTCAGTACTCGCCCAAGGTGGCCTTAATACTGAGCTTGGCGTATATGAAGCCTCCCAATTGCTTGATTCTGGTTATAGACCAAATGAGTATGTCCTGTTTCATTTGCTCCGAGCCTCAAGTGACCTGGGCTGGGACACTTACTGCCAACAGCTTCATTGCTACATTTTAAAATCTGGGTTTCTCTCTAATGTCTTTGTGTCCACTGCTTTGATGGGCTtctatagaaaaattaattcgtTGGCTGACGCTCACAAAATGTTTGTTGAAATTCCTCAACCAAGTGTGGTGTCTTGGAATTCCCTAATTTCTGGGTACGTGCAATCTGGGAAATATCGTAAGGCgttaaatttgtttgttgaACTTGAGAGGAGCGAAATTTATGCTGACGCCTATTCGTTCACTTCAGCTTTAGCGGCTTGTGGTCAATTGGGTTCGTTGCAGCTTGGCATGGCAATTCACTCTAAGATTGTTAAATATAGCCTGGAGCGTGGCGTTGTCATTGCTAATTGCTTGATTGACATGTATGGAAAATGCGGGTCTGTTGAAGATGCCATTGGGGTTTTCGGCGAGATGATTGATAAGGACATTATTTCTTGGAATTCGGTTATAGCTGCAAGTGCTAGAAATGGAAATCTTGAATTGGCGTTCGGTTTTCTCCATCGGTTGCCTAATCCTGACACAATCTCGTATAATGAAGTGATAAATGGCATTGCCCAGTTTGGAGATATAGAAGATGCTATTATGATTTTATCGAGTATGCCAAGTCCAAATTCATCTTCATGGAATTCGATTTTAACGGGATATGTCAACAGAAATCAAGTTCCTGAAGCTCTACATTTGTTCGGTGAAATGCAGTCTAAAGATGTCCCAATGGATGAGTACACATTTTCCACTATGCTGAGCGGTATTGCTGGTCTCTCAGCCTTAACATGGGGAATGCTGATCCATAGTTGCGTGATAAAGCAAGGTCTGGACGCATCAATAGTTGTAGCGAGTGCTCTTCTTGACATGTACTCTAAATGTGGACAGGTGAAGATTGCTGATTCGATGTTCCGATCACTATGTAGAAAGAACTTGGTGACGTGGAATGCAATGATCACTGGCTATGCTAGGAATGGTGATTTGACCAAAGTGATTGAGCTTTTTGAGCAATTGAAGACGGTGAGGGATTTAAAACCTGATTCGGTCACATTTCTAAATGTATTAGGTGCATGTTCCCATACGGACATTCCATTTGATAAGGTAAGTGAGTACTTTGAATCAATGACCAAGGATTATGGGATTAAACCAACAGTTGAGCATTGTTGTTCAATGATTCGGCTTATGGGACAAAAAGGGGAGGTCTGGAGGGCACAGAGGATGATACGTGAACTGGGTTTTGGCTCTTATGGTGTGGTTTGGAGAGCGTTGCTTAGTGCCTCTGGAGCTTGTAGCGATCTGGATGTAGCAAGGATTTCTGCCGCAGAGGTGATTAAATTGGAGGGTGATAGTGATTATGTTTACGTTATGCTGTGTAATTTATACACAAGCCATGGCAACTGGGACGTTGCAAGTGTGATTAGAAACTTCATGCGGGAGAGAGGGCTGAGAAAAGAAGCCGGTTGTAGTTGGATTGAGGTGGAAAATGTTGCTGCCCATTCATCAAATATACGATGA